The Thalassophryne amazonica chromosome 20, fThaAma1.1, whole genome shotgun sequence sequence CAGAGACAACGTAAACTGCCTTTTCAACTCAGAGCTACTGCACAAAACAATGGACAACTGCTCACAACATCCAACGCTGATATATCAAAAATATGGGGATGGGATTACCGGTACATGTACTGAACGTCTTATACTAGTACTTCAGTAATACCGTGATCCAGTATAGACCCCTGTGGGGGGTGGGTTGGGGTCATGATGAATATAGTTTTTGCCATATCACCCAGCCCTACTACTCAGTTTCATTAGTGTTTGTGCCACTGATCCTCATGAATGCAACATTAATTCTGGGAGGAATAAGGTGGGGTTAGTTGTTTTTGCTTGTGTGTGAGTCACGTGCCACTTTTGTTACATTATTAAACATCAAGATGTGTGTCAAGATTCTGATATCTAATACTTTCTATTGAAAGCCCTTTAAACAGAGAATATAACCCGTGAAGAAGAAAGAAGGGTGACTAATGGCTGATGGAGGAAAAATAAACATCTTCCCGAACTGCAAATGCTCTGGACTAATGTCACCTTGGCCAAGACAAAAAGGAAAGATCTGAATTCCAGACAGTCAAAATGTAGCTTGTAGACCAGTATGAAAGGAACTTACCAAAATTTCAACTTGACTTCAGTCTCCTTTACAGGCAGCACAAGCTTTTCTTTATGGTCTTTCTTGTCCTTCATTTCATCCTTCTTTCCCTCATCATTTTCTTCATCCACACCAAGGATCACACTCTGTCGGATGCTGACAGATATCACCAATGCTTGCAAGATTCCATACACCAAAGCAAACTGAGGAAGATACTCCTGGATCAACCAGAGTAATCCTGCCATACCAATTGTGGAGACAAAAAACATAGCCATTCCATGAAACCACAATCTCAGCGCTCCCTGAATCCCAAAAACCTCCAGGATCAGCTTGGCAGGGGGCGACACAGTCCAAAGGAAGCCCACCACAAACAAATCAAACAGGTGTCGGAGGAAATTGAAGCAGATCTCATAATGCTCTGGTAGAATTTCCACATTCCAGCTGTGTGCAAAGAGACGAAAAGGCGATGACAGACGTGAAGATGGAACAGGAGATGGAGGAGGTGTTCCATAATCAGAAACGTCTCCATCAACATCACCACATGGATCACATTTCCTTCGCTGTAGTGCACTTGACTTTGTTTTTGTGGGAAAGTAAATGTAGAaccttaggaggattttattCCACCATCTGGATTTTACTGTCTCCTTTTCAGCACCCATGTCTTCAGTATCTATTTGCTGAAGCTTCTCACATGCCTCCCAGTATTCCTCAACTGGGCTGTCTGGATCACATAGATCTTTGGGTACTCCCCAGATCCAGGATGTCCAGCTGCTGAAGATGCCACTGTGTTGGTGTCCTGCTGCTGTCTTTGTGTTCTGGGCTCCAGCAGTGCTGCTGCTCCAGGAACgcagccaccaccatgcttggCCTGCCACCGCCATCATACCTGCTCAGCTTCCTGCAATTTAATGACGTGCTGAAAAGGTACTTTCAGCCCCTCCTGCTCCAGCAGATCAAGCAGCTCAGTGAGCTCACTGCAAAAGTATGCATGGAACGTGAATTGTGAAGTGGTAATTCTTGCTCACAGGATTCTGTCCAGGGCACAGTGATGCCCTTCAGCTGCGGACTCACCTGCAGCTGTgtttaaaatatacatatactGGGGACGGCTGCCTCCTCATATAATGCAGAAGATTACTTCAGGCTAATGTGTGGGGCTGTGATGGTCAAATCCGTGTTACAGCTGACAGAGGACCTGACAACAGCGGCACAAACAGCACGCTACTTAGCATTTTAGCGCCGGCTACCTGCGAGCTGCCCGGGCCTCCTCAAAACGACAATATCGTGAAGCTTAGCAGCAGCTCCACCGTCTGCTTCCAATACCTGTTTAAAAAAGAGAGACAAAAGAAATGAAAGAACACCATTATTAAAGTGCGTTAAAAATGGGACAACTTCGACGCGAGTTAGTTAACACACAGATTTCGTTGTTAGCTGATTAAAAATGATGAATTAGTAAAGTGAACTTTTTCTAACTTTCGCTAAACGAGGAAAACAGTGATTACACTTTCGATCAAATTTGACGACGTCAGCTTAACATCGAAGCTAACTTAGCTTATCGTGTTAGCAGGCGAAGATTTTTAACTGTGACCAGCCGCGACGCAACACGTGAAGAGTAATACGACACATTCCGTAAAACGTTTTCGGGGGGAGGGGGTCCACATAGAAATTTAACATTAATTaccaaataaaataaactatTTCGCCCTCCTTAACAACGACCTCTTCCTCctcttcgtcttcttcttcttcttggttgtcgGAAAGCTAGGCATGTtcagtgcattgctgcccccCTCAGGTCACAAGACACAGAACACCTACTAAACGTCAATGAGATAGAGACAGCACTCCTATATTTTCCAATAAAAGccacaattttttaaaaacaaaagcaccaaatTCGCTCTCTCCTTTAGGGAGGCTCCATGCCCTAGTAATGTCCTCAACGAAAAAGGTACTAAAACCCAAATATGCCAAACCACTAAACATGACCCTTCTATCCTCTGCATACAAAGTTGTTGTTGTTCTCCTTCAGattttattggcggtttgcaagccaacacggtgcattaccgccaacAACTGTTTAGAAGTGGAGCACTACTGGATTCTGAGGACATGAGggatgggagaaaaaaaaaaaaaaaaaacggtgagGGAAGTTACTCTATACTAAATTCTCTTAATAACCCTGTTCCCTTTAGATATGTCAGTACATCCTCCAAGCTGGCGGTGTAATTGtagaaaaataatttaatccttGAAGCATTAAACTGCTCTGTCCTTGTGTTCTGACACTGTCTCGTAGAATTCCTCTCTGTCTGTTGTCCGCTTGACACTCCAGTTAACACATGCTCCAGCACCTCAAACACTGACCATTGACGattgttttgacttcagattTACTAAGTGGTACATTGATTGGTATTTCTGATTTGAGAGCTGCTTTGGCCAGCTGATCTATCGCTTCGTTACTCTCAATCCCAGAATGAGATGGAACCCACATGAAACACAATGAAATATTCTGTTGCTGTAGTttaaataggctttgaagaatctcATTGATCAGGTCTGGCCTGCAAACAGATTTGCCATTTGAGATGCCACTGAATCTGAACAGATGACCTGATGACTGAACCTCCCCCACCCACCACAGCGCAAGCAGGAACTCTAGCAGTTCCACCAAAAAGACAGCAAAAATGATCTTCaacacaggtacacttcaactgtgagagacaaaattagaaaaaaaattccaggaaatcacactgtcagatttttaaagaatttatttgtaaattatggtggaaaataagtatttggtcaataacaaaaattcaactcaacttcaactttgttggcaatgacagaggtcaaatgtttcctgtaagtcttcaccaggtttgcagacactgtagctggtatttgggcccattcctccatgcagatctcctctagagcagtgatgttttggggctgtcgctggacaACACAGACTTTtagctccctcaacaaattttctatggggttgaggtatggagactggctaggccactccaggaccttgaaaaacattttacggagccactccttcgttgcccgagtggtgtgtttgggatcattgtcatgctggaagacccagccatgttgcatcttcaatgctctcactgatggaaggaggtgttggcttaaaatctcatgatacatggccacgttcattcttcccttaacacctatcagtcgtcctgtccccttcgcagaaaaacaaccccaaagcatgatgtttccacccccatgattcacagtagatatggtgttcttgggatgcaactaggcattcgtcttcctccaaatatgactagttgagtttttaccaaaatgttctattttggtttcatatgaccacatgatattctcccagtcctcttctggatcatccatatgctctctggcaaacttcagatgggcctggacatgtactggcttaagcaggaagacacacctggcactgcaggatttgagtccctctctgcctttgttactttggtcccagctctctgcaggtcattcatcaggtccctccatgtagttctgggatttttgttcactgttttcATGGTCATTTTgtccccacgggatgacatcttgcatggagccccagattgagatcatcaatggtcttgtatgtcttccattttcttacaattgctcccacagttgatttattcacaccaacctgcttgactattgtagattcactcttcccagcctggtgcaggtctacaattttcttcctggtgtccttcgacggctctttggtcttgtccatggttgagtttgaagtctgactgtttgaggttgtggataggtgccttttatacacataagttccaacagatgccattaatacaggtaacaggtggaggacagaagagcttcttaaaagaAGAAGTTAGATGTCTGAAGTTACATGGCaagtgaagttgattccaaaaagctctattttggtctcatctgaccacatgaccttctcccatgcctcctctggatcatccagatggtcactggtgaacttcaaatgggcctggacatgtgctggcttgagcagggggaccttgctgccctgcaggattttaaaccttgacagcatcatgtgttactaatgtaatctttgtgactgtggtcccagctctcttcaggtcattgaccaggtcctcctgtgtagttctgagctttctcagaatcatccttaccccacacagtgagatcttgcatggaatcccagaccgagggagattgacagtcatcttgtgtttcttccactttctaataaataatcataacagttgttgtcttctaccaagctgcttgcctgttgtcctgtagtccatcccagccttgtgcaggtctacagttttgtccctggtgtccttagacagctctttggtcttggctatggtggacaggttggagtgtgactgattgagtgtgtgaacaggtgtcttttatacaggtaacaagttcaaacaggtgcaattaatacaggtaaagagtgcagaataagagggcttcttaaagaaaaactaacaggtctgtgtgagccagaattgtggctggttggtagggggtcaaatacttattttatgcaataaaatgcaaattaattatttaaaaaccatacaatgtgattttctggattttttttttttgatttttttttagattctgtctctcacagttgaagtgtacctacgataaaaattacagacctctccattctttgtaggtgggaaaacctgcaaaattgacagggggtcaaatacttattttccccactgtatttaactgtattaactgatttctgatccagacaaccaatgattta is a genomic window containing:
- the c20h6orf47 gene encoding uncharacterized protein C6orf47 homolog, which translates into the protein MMAVAGQAWWWLRSWSSSTAGAQNTKTAAGHQHSGIFSSWTSWIWGVPKDLCDPDSPVEEYWEACEKLQQIDTEDMGAEKETVKSRWWNKILLRFYIYFPTKTKSSALQRRKCDPCGDVDGDVSDYGTPPPSPVPSSRLSSPFRLFAHSWNVEILPEHYEICFNFLRHLFDLFVVGFLWTVSPPAKLILEVFGIQGALRLWFHGMAMFFVSTIGMAGLLWLIQEYLPQFALVYGILQALVISVSIRQSVILGVDEENDEGKKDEMKDKKDHKEKLVLPVKETEVKLKF